In Aspergillus fumigatus Af293 chromosome 2, whole genome shotgun sequence, a genomic segment contains:
- a CDS encoding KH domain protein produces MHKISNFTGQARHGWERMTPTFGMSRPHTDMTSHTLRRPHGAPPMTPPTGIDPTVNLSFNVPFSSTLAGPDIDDVIHASPGALQRWSFPEGTPEGTPVYNLPVHANNVESLRRLCRQITESSNGRVEAVVTSSEPKSVPSLQRRPQGLVTNVCITGDGETVRKMRAKILNETPILLRCATVDVDIHLIMDGSTKGVRSSVLEHLDTLAAYTGTDIFLLSPKFRDSDSSVVSSYGYASDNGLDHRFRVSIYGDMESAEHAKTRVLIMIDQILKRHVDAMRLELTMHTLVCGRTRKNIKLIEAATGTAIYFPPPFPRIFGYTPPGAHRRSEDEVYITGDTQEQIARAKQKLRELVMGVKIYVKDVIVNSNKIDNILLDRLDKVRKVMEMNGSYVLFPQLGSQRGLVRIQGTEVLHVERTVREIMALAGQFYSASWWIIMPDPSQGGFRAPSAADIRTMLSDICTNSGAEVSFDNLTFTINGSDDAVKSAMMVVNQIPFVKRSQYQMRVKIELANEHKEFVSGKKNGKINKIMGQSNVQIIFDGFNEYNFYIDVCGNQYESTKNGLDLVEQEMPASISFHVPDQYHKRIIGIGGQHIQRIMKKYSVFVKFSNAMDRGGMGKEDDDIKVDNVICRTPARNAQSLDLVKQEIMDMVEKVDAEYVSERVVINRLYHRELLARMAEIDELEKKWNCKIEFPSTELASDVVTISGPEYQVPQAVDALLGMVPESHELLFQSSQELRDFFKSPEFREDVCCKLKEQYEVDTSVDANPESPISETGSASSTFAPEDRVVLGYTRNNAGGLKDAIDFLISRLVAHGLDATTVKGAIPRPKSDSFEESLPFFDSKLLQHAPAPIVTDSPTRPSFPDETSERGSIFERLRKPGSISSFSSFIGRKNHSASPGSFFKHASSNASKASLVSMESRDSGYRNPWNDSGVNLPEDDLPVLGSSHSHSNSTNGWPARFDTKFPFGTAPGDMTPKHDPRASFDSGRPSTSNSTSGYPAPIGPPR; encoded by the exons ATGCACAAGATCTCCAATTTTACGGGCCAGGCCCGTCATGGCTGGGAGCGGATGACGCCTACCTTTGGCATGTCTAGACCTCACACTGACATGACCTCTCACACTCTTCGGCGGCCGCATGGCGCTCCTCCTATGACCCCTCCTACCGGAATCGATCCCACGGTCAACCTGTCCTTCAATGTCCCATTCTCCTCGACCCTCGCTGGCCCGGATATCGATGACGTGATTCATGCGAGTCCCGGCGCCCTTCAGCGCTGGTCTTTTCCTGAAGGCACTCCGGAAGGAACCCCAGTCTACAACCTACCCGTCCACGCCAACAACGTCGAATCTCTTCGCAGATTATGCCGTCAGATTACGGAGTCCAGTAACGGTCGCGTTGAAGCGGTGGTTACATCGTCAGAACCCAAATCGGTTCCCTCATTACAGAGACGACCCCAAGGCCTGGTGACCAACGTCTGCATTACGGGTGATGGAGAAACTGTGCGCAAGATGCGGGCCAAAATTCTCAACGAGACACCCATCCTACTG CGTTGCGCGACCGTCGATGTGGACATACATCTCATTATGGATGGATCGACCAAGGGCGTTCGATCGAGTGTTCTGGAACACCTGGATACCCTGGCTGCCTACACAGGCACCGACATTTTCCTACTGAGCCCCAAGTTTCGTGATTCGGACAGTTCGGTGGTTTCATCCTATGGATACGCTTCGGACAATGGGCTGGATCATCGGTTCCGGGTTTCCATCTACGGTGACATGGAGAGTGCTGAGCATGCTAAGACCAGGGTTCTGATCATGATTGACCAAATT CTGAAACGTCATGTGGATGCCATGAGATTGGAGTTGACCATGCATACTTTGGTCTGCGGTCGGACGCGCAAGAACATCAAGCTCATCGAAGCGGCTACTGGCACGGCAATTTACTTCCCCCCACCCTTCCCTCGAATTTTCGGCTACACCCCTCCAGGCGCCCATCGCCgcagtgaagatgaggtGTACATTACGGGTGATACCCAGGAACAGATTGCCCGTGCCAAACAGAAGTTGCGAGAGTTGGTGATGGGAGTCAAGATCTACGTCAAGGATGTCATCGTCAATTCCAACAAGATTGACAACATTCTGCTTGACCGCCTCGACAAGGTCCGGAAGGTGATGGAAATGAACGGCTCCTATGTTCTCTTCCCGCAGCTCGGCAGCCAACGGGGCCTGGTGCGTATCCAGGGCACCGAGGTTCTGCACGTTGAGCGCACTGTGCGGGAAATAATGGCTCTG GCCGGTCAATTCTACAGTGCTTCATGGTGGATCATCATGCCTGACCCTTCCCAAGGCGGCTTCCGCGCTCCTTCTGCCGCGGACATCCGCACAATGTTGTCTGACATCTGCACCAATTCGGGCGCCGAAGTCAGCTTTGACAATCTCACTTTTACCATCAATGGGTCGGACGACGCAGTGAAATCCGCAATGATGGTTGTCAACCAAATTCCATTTGTGAAGCGAAGCCAGTACCAAATGCGCGTCAAGATCGAGCTTGCAAATGAGCACAAGGAGTTTGTCAGTGGAAAGAAGAACGGCAAGATCAATAAGATCATGGGCCAGA GCAACGTTCAAATCATATTCGATGGCTTCAACGAGTACAACTTCTACATTGACGTCTGTGGCAATCAATATGAGTCCACAAAGAACGGTCTTGATCTTGTTGAGCAGGAGATGCCTGCTTCGATCTCTTTCCACGTGCCGGATCAGTACCACAAGCGGATCATCGGAATCGGCGGACAGCACATTCAACGCATCATGAAGAAGTATTCCGTCTTCGTCAAATTCTCCAACGCTATGGACCGCGGCGGTATgggcaaggaagatgatgacatcaAGGTTGACAATGTCATCTGCCGGACGCCAGCCCGCAATGCCCAGTCGCTCGATCTGGTCAAGCAGGAAATCATGGACATGGTTGAGAAAGTT GATGCCGAATACGTTTCTGAGCGTGTTGTCATCAATCGTTTGTATCACCGTGAACTGCTTGCCCGCATGGCCGAGatcgatgagcttgagaagaagtGGAATTGCAAGATCGAGTTTCCTAGCACAGAGCTGGCTAGCGACGTGGTAACCATTTCTGGACCCGAGTATCAGGTCCCTCAGGCTGTTGATGCCTTGCTGGGAATGGTGCCAGAGAGCCACGAACTTCTTTTCCAGAGCTCTCAGGAGTTGCGTGACTTCTTCAAATCTCCCGAATTCCGCGAAGATGTCTGTTGCAAATTGAAAGAGCAATACGAGGTCGATACTTCGGTGGACGCAAACCCCGAATCGCCAATCTCGGAGACCGGttcggcttcctcgacctTCGCTCCTGAGGACCGTGTTGTGCTCGGGTACACGCGCAACAACGCCGGTGGTCTCAAGGATGCCATCGATTTCTTGATCTCCCGGCTTGTCGCCCATGGCCTTGATGCCACCACGGTCAAGGGTGCGATCCCGCGCCCCAAGTCCGACTCGTTTGAAGAGTCCCTCCCGTTCTTCGACTCGAAACTATTGCAGCATGCTCCCGCGCCCATTGTTACCGACTCCCCCACCCGGCCCAGCTTCCCCGATGAGACGAGCGAGCGAGGATCGATTTTCGAGAGGCTTCGGAAGCCCGGCAGCATCtcctcgttttcttctttcattgGTCGTAAGAACCATTCGGCTTCTCCCGGTTCGTTCTTTAAACACGCATCCAGCAACGCGTCAAAGGCCTCTCTTGTTTCCATGGAGTCCCGAGACAGTGGCTACCGCAACCCATGGAATGACTCGGGTGTGAATCTGCCGGAGGACGACTTACCTGTCCTTGGCAGTTCCCACAgccacagcaacagcacaAACGGTTGGCCAGCACGTTTTGATACCAAATTTCCGTTCGGTACCGCGCCGGGCGACATGACTCCCAAGCATGATCCCCGCGCATCTTTTGATAGTGGTCGTCCTAGTACTTCCAATTCTACTTCTGGATACCCGGCTCCTATTGGGCCACCGCGTTAA
- a CDS encoding OSTA/TMEM184 family protein: MYRGVFTTMTAGSSSGGTGSRLARAVVIVAGVSALVASMLSLLSIWLQTKNYRKPLLQRYVVRILLMVPIYAVASWSSIVSRRASLWLDPIRDVYEAFTIYTFFQLLINFLGGERALIIMTHGRPPVSHAWPLNHFLPKVDISDPHTFLAVKRGILQYTWLKPILAIASIIMKATDTYQEGYLGLESGYLWTGIVYNVSVTVSLYSLAMFWVCLHDDLQPFRPVPKFLCVKLIIFASYWQGFFLSILQWLGALSNGVAGYTPDNLAAAIQDSLICFEMPIFAITHWYAFSWHDYADPTISAARLPVVYALRDAFGAKDLVEDTKMTLRGENYEYRRFDSGDHIIPHAESKSRVKRVMDGMRYERGGKAKYWIPKPGEVNSRTPLLADAESSNRSRRSSALERFRSNSDMEETTLDPDDEDLFTKARALEFGDWNYPVITANVVPRDQRLPSTTVYHNVEHAAEPVKRARKHRKSRTMSGKGEQRNDRNGSSHSRRLGSHESPSLKRGSSSLTTQGSHRSQLVDLVVEDRDAEEEERAQAERAFGTALIEPETKHFQRPSGKPVGEENHTASPAEGGNTSNETPEAVKEPEESEEEESRTPVWSYGGLEEENVWGK; this comes from the exons ATGTACCGCGGAGTCTTCACGACAATGACTGCAGGCTCTTCTTCTGGTGGTACAGGGTCGAGGCTGGCTCGAGCTGTGGTGATAGTTGCTGGCGTCTCTGCACTGGTAGCTTCGATGCTGTCACTTTT GTCCATATGGCTCCAGAC TAAAAATTACCGAAAGCCATTGCTCCAACGATATGTTGTTCGTATACTCTTGAT GGTTCCAATATATGCGGTTGCTTCTTGGTCGAGCATCGTTTCACGGCGAGCGTCTCTTTGGCTAGATCCTATTCGCGACGTCTACGAG GCCTTCACGATCTACACTTTCTTCCAACTGCTCATCAACTTTCTTGGTGGCGAGCGGGCTTTGATTATCATGACACATGGCCGTCCTCCTGTATCTCATGCATGGCCCCTGAATCACTTCCTTCCAAAAGTCGACATCTCGGATCCGCACACATTCCTGGCTGTCAAGCGCGGGATCCTCCAGTATACATGGCTGAAGCCTATTTTGGCCATCGCCTCAATCATAATGAAAGCGACGGATACCTATCAAGAGGGCTACCTCGGCCTGGAGTCAGGTTACCTTTGGACAGGTATAGTGTACAATGTCAGTGTCACTGTTAGTCTTTACTCTCTCGCAATGTTCTGGGTCTGCTTGCACGACGACTTGCAGCCATTTCGGCCGGTTCCCAAATTTCTCTGCGTCAAGCTCATCATCTTTGCCTCCTATTGGcagggcttcttcttgtccatTTTGCAGTGGTTAGGAGCCCTGTCGAATGGTGTGGCAGGATACACACCCGACAATCTCGCTGCAGCAATACAGGATAGCTTAATTTGTTTTGAGATGCCCATTTTCGCCATCACGCATTGGTACGCCTTCTCCTGGCACGACTACGCGGATCCCACCATTTCCGCCGCTCGGCTGCCGGTTGTGTATGCGCTTCGAGATGCCTTTGGAGCCAAAGATCTGGTGGAAGACACGAAGATGACTCTTCGGGGTGAGAACTACGAGTACAGGCGATTTGATTCCGGGGATCATATCATCCCGCATGCTGAGTCTAAATCTCGAGTTAAACGCGTCATGGACGGAATGCGGTACGAGCGAGGCGGAAAGGCAAAGTACTGGATTCCCAAGCCAGGAGAGGTCAACAGTCGAACTCCTTTACTGGCTGATGCAGAATCAAGTAACCGgagtcgaagaagcagcgCTCTGGAGCGCTTCCGTTCAAATAGCGACATGGAAGAAACCACTCTGGATCCAGACGACGAGGATTTGTTCACCAAAGCTCGCGCGTTAGAGTTTGGAGATTGGAAT TACCCGGTAATCACAGCCAACGTAGTTCCAAGAGATCAACGTTTGCCGAGTACTACAGTCTACCACAATGTCGAGCACGCCGCCGAGCCAGTGAAGAGAGCCCGGAAGCACAGGAAATCCCGTACGATGAGCGGGAAAGGTGAGCAGCGGAATGACCGCAATGGCTCCAGTCACTCCCGGCGACTAGGCAGTCACGAGTCGCCTTCCCTCAAGCGCGGCTCAAGCTCCTTGACCACCCAAGGTTCCCACCGCAGCCAGTTAGTTGACCTCGTAGTCGAAGATCGAGatgctgaggaggaggaacggGCGCAAGCTGAGAGAGCTTTCGGTACAGCATTGATCGAACCAGAAACCAAACACTTTCA GAGGCCTTCGGGTAAACCGGTCGGCGAGGAGAACCACACAGCATCGCCTGCAGAAGGTGGCAACACCTCTAATGAAACCCCAGAAGCTGTTAAAGAGCCTGAAGAatccgaagaagaagagtcgAGAACCCCTGTTTGGTCCTATGGGGGCCTAGAAGAGGAGAACGTTTGGGGTAAATAG
- a CDS encoding elongation factor 2, with protein MVNFTIEEIRSLMDRPTNIRNMSVIAHVDHGKSTLTDSMIQRAGIISAAKAGEGRYMDTRPDEQDRGITIKSTAISLYAKFPDPEDLKEIPQKVDGAEFLVNLIDSPGHVDFSSEVTAALRVTDGALVVVDCVEGVCVQTETVLRQALTERIKPVLIINKVDRALLELQVSKEDLYQSFSRTVESVNVIIATYHDKALGDVQVYPDRGTVAFGSGLHGWAFTVRQFAVKYAKKFGVDRKKMLERLWGDNYFNPQTKKWTKTGEPEQRAFNMFILDPIFKIFAAVNNDKTEEIHKLVEKLEIKLASDEKDLKGKALLKVIMRKFLPAADAMLEMICIHLPSPVTAQKYRAETLYEGPMDDECAIGIRDCDPKAPLMLYVSKMVPTSDKGRFYAFGRVFSGIVKSGLKVRIQGPNYIPGKKDDLFVKAIQRTILMMGRFVEPIEDVPAGNIVGLVGVDQFLLKSGTLTTSETAHNLKVMKFSVSPVVQRGVEVKNAQDLPKLVEGLKRLSKSDPCVLTMINESGQHIVAGAGELHLEICLKDLEEDHAGVPLRISDPVVSYRETVGGESSMTALSKSPNKHNRLYVTAQPLGEEVSLAIESGKINPRDDFKARARLLADDYGWDVTDARKIWCFGPDTTGANLLVDQTKAVQYLNEIKDSFVSGFQWATREGPIAEEPMRSIRFNILDVTLHADAIHRGGGQIIPTARRVLYAATLLAEPSLLEPIFNVEIQVPEQAMGGIYGVLTRRRGHVYSEEQRPGTPLFNVKAYLPVNESFGFNGDLRQATGGQAFPQSVFDHWSILPGGSPLDPTTKPGQTVAEMRKRKGLKEQVPGYDNYYDKL; from the exons ATGGTTAA CTTCACTATCGAAGAG ATCCGGTCCCTCATGGACCGTCCGACCAACATTCGGAACATGTCCGTCATTGCTCACG TCGATCACGGAAAGTCGACTCTGACCGACTCCATGATCCAGCGTGCCGGTATCATCTCGGCTGCTAAGGCCGGTGAAGGTCGTTACATGGACACTCGTCCCGATGAGCAGGACCGTGGTATCACCATCAAGTCGACTGCCATCTCTCTCTATGCCAAGTTCCCAGATCCGGAGGATCTTAAGGAAATCCCCCAGAAGGTCGATGGTGCTGAGTTCTTGGTCAACCTGATCGATTCCCCCGGTCACGTTGACTTCTCCTCTGAGGTCACTGCCGCTCTCCGTGTCACTGACGGTGCCCTGGTCGTCGTCGACTGCGTTGAGGGTGTCTGTGTCCAGACCGAGACCGTCTTGCGTCAGGCCCTGACCGAGCGTATCAAGCCTGTCCTGATCATCAACAAGGTCGACCGTGCTCTGCTCGAACTTCAGGTTTCCAAGGAGGATCTCTACCAGTCCTTCTCTCGTACCGTTGAGTCCGTTAacgtcatcatcgccaccTACCACGACAAGGCTCTTGGTGATGTTCAGGTCTACCCCGACCGCGGTACCGTTGCTTTCGGTTCCGGTCTCCACGGATGGGCTTTCACCGTCCGCCAGTTCGCTGTCAAGTACGCCAAGAAGTTCGGTGTTGACCGTAAGAAGATGCTTGAGCGTCTCTGG GGTGACAACTACTTCAACCCCCAGACCAAGAAGTGGACCAAGACCGGTGAACCCGAGCAGCGTGCTTTCAACATGTTCATCTTGGACCccatcttcaagatcttcgcTGCTGTCAACAACGACAAGACTGAGGAGATCCACAAGCTCgttgagaagctcgagaTCAAGCTTGCTAGCGACGAGAAGGACCTTAAGGGCAAGGCTCTGCTCAAGGTCATCATGCGCAAGTTCCTGCCCGCCGCTGATGCCATGTTGGAGATGATCTGTATCCACCTGCCCTCTCCCGTCACTGCCCAGAAGTACCGTGCCGAGACTCTGTATGAGGGTCCCATGGACGACGAGTGCGCTATTGGTATCCGTGACTGTGACCCCAAGGCTCCTCTCATGCTTTACGTCTCCAAGATGGTTCCCACCTCTGACAAGGGTCGTTTCTATGCCTTCGGTCGTGTCTTCTCCGGTATTGTCAAGTCCGGTCTTAAGGTCCGCATCCAGGGTCCTAATTACATCCCTGGCAAGAAGGACGATCTCTTCGTTAAGGCTATCCAGCGTACCATTTTGATGATGGGTCGTTTCGTTGAGCCCATCGAAGATGTTCCTGCTGGTAACATcgttggtctggttggtgTCGACCAGTTCCTGCTCAAGTCTGGTACCCTCACCACCTCCGAGACCGCTCACAACCTCAAGGTCATGAAGTTCTCCGTCTCTCCTGTCGTGCAGCGTGGTGTTGAGGTCAAGAACGCCCAGGATCTGCCCAAGCTGGTCGAAGGTCTCAAGCGTCTGTCCAAGTCTGACCCTTGTGTCCTGACTATGATCAACGAGTCTGGTCAGCACATTGTTGCCGGTGCCGGTGAGCTGCACCTTGAAATTTGCCTGAAGGATCTCGAGGAGGACCACGCCGGTGTCCCTCTCCGTATCTCCGACCCCGTCGTCTCCTACCGTGAAACCGTCGGCGGTGAGTCCAGCATGACCGCCCTGTCCAAGTCTCCCAACAAGCACAACCGTCTCTACGTCACTGCTCAGCCCCTCGGCGAGGAGGTCTCCCTCGCCATCGAGTCCGGCAAGATCAACCCCCGTGACGACTTCAAGGCCCGTGCCCGTCTCCTCGCTGATGACTACGGCTGGGATGTTACCGATGCCCGTAAGATTTGGTGCTTCGGTCCCGACACCACCGGTGCCAACTTGCTGGTTGACCAGACCAAGGCCGTCCAGTACCTCAACGAAATCAAGGACTCTTTCGTCTCTGGTTTCCAGTGGGCCACCCGTGAGGGTCCCATTGCTGAGGAGCCTATGCGCTCTATCCGCTTCAACATCCTTGATGTGACTCTGCACGCTGATGCCATCCACCGTGGTGGTGGTCAGATCATCCCCACTGCTCGTCGTGTCCTGTACGCCGCTACCCTGCTCGCCGAGCCCAGTCTCCTGGAGCCCATCTTCAACGTCGAAATCCAGGTTCCCGAGCAGGCCATGGGTGGTATCTACGGTGTCCTTACCCGCCGTCGTGGTCACGTCTACAGCGAGGAGCAGCGTCCTGGTACTCCTCTGTTCAACGTCAAGGCTTACCTGCCTGTCAACGAGTCCTTCGGTTTCAACGGCGATCTCCGCCAGGCCACCGGTGGTCAGGCCTTCCCTCAGTCCGTCTTCGACCACTGGTCTATTCTCCCTGGTGGTTCTCCTCTTGACCCCACTACCAAGCCTGGTCAGACCGTTGCTGAGATGCGTAAGCGCAAGGGTCTCAAGGAGCAGGTCCCTGGCTACGACAAC TACTACGACAAGCTGTAA
- a CDS encoding CCCH zinc finger and RRM domain protein, translating to MQLTEDEATEVKKWVVKKLEDISDADSDVLADYVLALIRSDAPDDEIRKASVENLEDFLREHTTRFVDELFATFGPKQQAPPAVSHTQAQPPLTHDLPQPVSLPQQAFPYNVPSGPSTDAYGAPMGGAAPAHTGPDGLNFNRKRTYHEGFQTEQEREDVPHNRTFKTPRRGRGGGRGDWMGRDGRAPQGAPGQFPPTGAGFPVMPPSFPAFDQNDPMAAMMALQSMGFPQMPGMPPMPMAAHGGAGQPQEQMMAKSSERCPFYETQGICYLGAACPYQHDTGPSAKEDEYDPKSASIMVDLQRRDGGPMRGGDRGRGRGRGGDRGGFGGRGRRSEFSAAGPSDDPSMKTIVVEQIPDEKLDEATVREFFAQYGEIVEISLQPHRKLALITYDSHAAAKRAWSSPKVIFDNRFVKVYWHKPKAERNGDQRPRGDAMDESPAFDPQEFQRQQEEAQKAYEEKMRKRKETEEAKQRLEKQREELLKKQQEEKERLLRKLGARATSNGTSPDGEARQSPADENVSEQTKQLRAQLAALEAEAKTLGIDPNASEAGATPFSYRGRGRGYTGYRGGFAPRARGYAPPFRGSFRGRGAARGRGGVLRLDNRPKRIAVSGVKLNTEKDEALRQFLIGVGEYESIESHPEQPNTVVVAFKERYQAEKFMRGPWNIPSVGEVQLSWVPNPAVSAATSAQISGPGSDTKPTSDEDTVMESTAGSSQPADQLNSRKDGSHDVDYDVAEMDDSWGVE from the exons ATGCAGCTCACGGAGGACGAGGCGACGGAGGTCAAGAAATGGGTGGTGAAAAAGTTGGAAGACAT ATCGGATGCTGATTCCGATGTACTTGCGGACTACGTACTTGCGCTTATCCGGTCAGATGCTCCCGACGATGAAATCAGGAAGGCGTCCGTGGAAAATCTGGAGGACTTTTTGAGAGAGC ATACAACGCGATTTGTCGATGAGCTGTTCGCCACCTTTGGCCCGAAGCAGCAGGCTCCTCCCGCCGTCTCGCACACTCAGGCCCAGCCGCCGCTCACTCATGATTTGCCACAGCCTGTGTCCCTCCCCCAGCAAGCGTTCCCGTATAATGTGCCCTCCGGTCCTTCTACAGATGCTTACGGAGCGCCGATGGGCGGCGCAGCCCCGGCGCACACAGGTCCTGATGGCTTGAATTTTAATAGGAAGCGTACCTACCATGAGGGCTTCCAGACGGAGCAGGAACGTGAAGATGTGCCCCACAATCGGACCTTTAAGACGCCTCGTCGAGGGCGCGGAGGCGGTCGCGGCGACTGGATGGGGCGCGATGGTCGGGCACCCCAGGGTGCGCCTGGTCAGTTCCCTCCTACTGGCGCTGGGTTCCCGGTCATGCCCCCATCATTCCCGGCGTTCGATCAAAATGATccgatggcggcgatgatggCTCTACAGAGCATGGGATTCCCTCAGATGCCTGGCATGCCTCCAATGCCGATGGCGGCTCACGGTGGTGCTGGTCAACCCCAGGAGCAAATGATGGCCAAGTCCTCTGAGCGGTGCCCGTTCTACGAGACGCAAGGCATCTGCTACCTTGGGGCAGCCTGCCCATACCAGCATGATACGGGTCCCTCGGCAAAGGAAGACG AATATGATCCTAAATCAGCTTCCATCATGGTGGACCTTCAAAGACGGGACGGAGGCCCAATGCGCGGCGGTGACCGAGGTCGTGGCCGTGGCCGCGGTGGCGATCGAGGTGGTTTTGGAGGCCGAGGGCGTCGGTCTGAGTTTTCTGCCGCTGGTCCCAGCGACGACCCCTCAATGAAGACGATTGTCGTGGAACAAATTCCTGATGAAAAGCTTGACGAGGCAACGGTGCGCGAGTTCTTTGCCCAATACGGCGAGATTGTTGAGATCTCTCTACAACCGCATAGGAAACTGGCCTTGATCACGTACGATAGCCACGCAGCAGCCAAGCGGGCATGGTCAAGTCCCAAGGTCATCTTCGACAACCGCTTCGTCAAGGTTTATTGGCATAAGCCCAAAGCGGAGAGAAACGGTGATCAACGACCCAGGGGAGACGCAATGGACGAAAGCCCCGCCTTCGATCCTCAAGAATTCCAAAGACAACAGGAAGAAGCACAGAAGGCGTACGAAGAGAAGATGCGAAAGCGAAAGGAGACCGAAGAGGCCAAACAGAGGCTGGAGAAACAGCGAGAAGAActtctcaagaagcagcaggaggagaaggagcggCTCTTACGGAAACTTGGCGCCAGAGCTACAAGCAACGGCACGAGCCCCGATGGCGAAGCTCGTCAGTCCCCCGCCGACGAGAACGTAAGCGAGCAGACGAAGCAGCTTCGCGCGCAGCTGGCAGCTCTCGAGGCCGAAGCCAAAACCCTTGGAATCGACCCCAACGCTTCGGAAGCAGGCGCGACACCGTTTTCCTACCGTGGTCGGGGACGAGGATATACAGGCTACCGGGGAGGGTTCGCTCCACGGGCTCGCGGGTACGCTCCTCCATTCCGCGGAAGCTTCCGTGGGCGAGGTGCTGCCCGTGGCCGCGGCGGTGTTCTCCGTCTCGACAACCGGCCCAAGAGAATCGCTGTCTCGGGTGTCAAATTGAATACGGAAAAGGATGAAGCGCTGAGACAGTTCCTCATT GGCGTCGGCGAGTACGAGTCCATCGAATCTCACCCTGAACAACCAAACACTGTCGTCGTGGCCTTCAAGGAGCGCTACCAAGCCGAAAAATTCATGCGCGGGCCGTGGAACATCCCGTCCGTTGGAGAGGTCCAGCTTAGCTGGGTCCCCAACCCTGCCGTCAGCGCTGCTACGTCTGCTCAGATCTCGGGCCCTGGCTCGGATACTAAGCCGACTTCGGACGAAGATACGGTCATGGAGTCTACGGCGGGCTCGTCGCAACCTGCGGACCAGCTCAACTCTCGCAAGGATGGAAGCCATGATGTTGATTACGATGttgcggagatggatgacagcTGGGGTGTGGAGTAG
- a CDS encoding putative lactoylglutathione lyase (Glo1) encodes MNADQGSNSSASTSSSLFDPGVFLPGGHNNDPPLPENSPTVGYKLNHFMLRIREPQRSLHFYINLMGMRTVFTMNAGPFTLYYLGYPPTSEDRADLPSWSARVAKPPVLTQTPGLLELYHVHGTEKADAEGGFNMSTGNTAPHLGFGHLGFTVPDVAGTLERLRKQGVPIIKELGSSPRESVPLSSWEEERGVGVGEIHPNYQKLFDQIAYVADPDGYLVELIPQDLH; translated from the exons ATGAATGCAGACCAAGGCTCAAACTCATCCGCATCAAcgtcctcttctctttttgaTCCTGGCGTTTTTCTCCCCGGCGGCCACAACAATGACCCCCCGCTTCCGGAAAACAGCCCCACGGTTGGGTACAAACTGAATCACTTCATGCTCCGTATCCGCGAGCCGCAGCGGTCACTCCACTTCTACATCAACCTCATGGGCATGCGCACAGTCTTCACCATGAATGCCGGCCCTTTCACACTATACTACCTAGGCTACCCTCCCACATCCGAAGACCGAGCCGACCTGCCCTCCTGGTCCGCACGGGTTGCCAAACCCCCAGTTCTCACGCAAACCCCAGGGTTGCTGGAACTGTACCATGTCCATGGGACAGAAAAAGCGGACGCAGAGGGCGGCTTCAACATGTCCACTGGCAATACGGCGCCTCATCTCGGCTTTGGACACTTAGGATTCACAGTGCCGGATGTTGCAGGCACCTTGGAGAGGcttaggaagcaaggagtcccaatcatcaaggagctgggtAGTAGTCCGCGAGAGAGTGTACCGTTGAGTTCgtgggaggaggaaaggggagTCGGTGTGGGCGAGATTCATCCGAATTATCAGAAGCTCTTTGATCAGATTGCTTATGTCGCTGATCCG GATGGATACCTGGTGGAACTGATTCCTCAGGATTTACATTGA